The stretch of DNA GCAGCGCGAGGACGCGGCTGCCTGGGTCGCCTTCGGTGCCGCCGCATCCACCAGGCCCTGGCTGGCCGATCCCTACTGGGAGGCGCTCCAGATCATGCGCACCTGGGTCGAGGGCATTCTGGCGGACGCTCGGAAGGCCGGTCGTATGCGCGTGGACCTGTCACCCGCCGAGGGGGCGCGCCTGGTGACCGCCGTCGTCAACGGGCTGACCCTCGATCTGCTCAACGCCCCACCGACGGAGCCGGAGGAGGTGGTCGGGCACCTGCGCTCGGGGCTTGGTCTGATCCTGGACGGCCTGTGAGGCCCCTCGATGGTCCGCGCGACGTCGGAGCCCGTAGACGCGTCCGCACCCCCGGGGCTCAGGTGAGGGACCAGTCCCCGACCTCGAGCTGTCCGTGGCTGTTGCTGCCAGTGGCGATGACGCTGCCGTCGGAGCGGAGTCCCACGGTATGGGCCGCTCCGGCGGCGATGGCCACTATGTCCCGCCATTGGCGGACATCGCACTGACCCGCCTCGGATCTACCTGACGCGACGACGGTACCGTCATCCTTCAGGCCGACGCTGTGGCAGCTGCCTGCCGCAACCGCGCTGATATCTGTCCAGCGCTCGGCGTCGCCCCAGAACTCGGAGCGCCCGGCTGCGCGAACGGTGCCGTCCGCGGCCAGGCCGATCGTGTGGAGGTAGCCAGCGGCCACCGCACGCATCTGGAGCCATTCATCCACCTCGCACTGGCCCGCAGTGTTGTTGCCGGTGGCGCAGACGGTTCCATCGGCGCGAACCGCCACCGTGTGCCAGTCACCGCAGCTGATGCCCGTGATCTCGCGCCAGCTGTCGACCTGCCGTTGCCCCTCGGTACCACGGCCGACCGTCACCAGTGTCCCGTCGCCTCGCAGCCCCGCACTGAATCTCCATCCTGCCGCGATGGCGATGACGTTCCGCCAGTCCCGGACGTTGCACTGGCCCTGGCTGTTCCAACCGCTGGCCAGAACCGTCCCGTCACCGCGAAGCCCCAGTGTGTGGGACCGACCGGTGTTGCCAGCAATATGCACGTTTCCCGACGTGACGGCGACGATGTCTCGCCACTGCGCCACCTGACACTCTTCGGCGGAGTCCGACCCGACGGCCACCACCCGGCCGTCCGCGAGGCGCCCGACCGTGTGCCTGCGTCCAGCAGCCAGAGGAACATGAGCTGTCACAGTCACCTCCTTCGTGACCATCTCAGCACAGCAGTCTCGTCCGTGTCATCAATGCCATGCTCCGTTCGCGAGCGTCTTCGAGGACGTACCTTCGTGGCGAGGACCGCGTTTTCCTGCAGATTGCGGGTGTCGGGGCGCAGTCATCGGTGGGAGAACGCAGTTCTCGGGTGAGAAGTACGTCCCCGATCCGACGCCGGAGGCTGAGCACACGCACTGCGCCCCCGGAATCGCGAAGGATCCGGGGGCGCAGTGCGCAGTAGCGAGAGTCAGTGGCCGGCAGCCTCAGACGCCCAGCCCCACCTGGGAGGCCAGGAACACGAGAGCGCCCAGCACCACCAGCAGACCGATGGAGTAGGGCGCCGCCTTCCTGAGGATCTCGGCGTCCGTCCCGGGTGCGTCCACCGCGGTCGAGGCGATGGCCAGGTTCTGCGGGGAGACGATCTTGCCCAGACCGCCGCCGATCGTGTTGGCGGCCAGCAGGATCCTCGGGTCGAGCCCGGCCCCCTGGGCGGCGGTGGCCTGCAGGTTGGCGAACAGGGCGCCCGCGCTCGTCGCCGAGCCGGCCACCGCGGTGCCCACCCAGCCCAGGGCGGGGGACAGGAAGGCGTAGGCGGCGCCCGTGGCCGCCAGAGCCGCGCCGATCGCGGAGGTCTGCCCGGAGAAGTTCATGACGTAGGCCAGAGCCATGACGGCGGCGATCGTCAGGATCGCCATGCGCAGCGTGTAGCAGGTCTTGGCCAGCGTGGCGAAGCCCTTGCCCACGCTCATCTCGAACTTGCCGGGAACCGAGCGCGCCGCGTAGATGAAGGTGACGATGATGGCGGTCAGGAAGATCCAGGTGCCCGGGTTGGACAGGGTCTGGAGCGTATAGATGGCGCTCTTGGCTGGCTCCCCCTTGGGGGTCAGGAGCTGGCCGTAGACGCCGGGCCACTTCATAGGCAGGTCGGTGGCCTTGAAGACCTTGTCGAGGTTGACGCCCAGGGTCCACAGCTTGGTCGCAGCGATGATGACCACCACCAGGATGTAGGGCAGCAGGGCCAGGACGACGCGCTCGCGGTCGGGGGCGTCGTTGGCGGCCACGTGGGAGCGGAACTCCTCGGGCGTCTTGGGGCTCCACACCAGCAGGAAGACGTAGGAGGCCGCCAGGCCCAGCAGCGAGGCCAGCACCGCGGTGAGCTCGTAGGAGATCGAGGGGGTGAAGAAGTGGCCGACGCCGGTGGCCAGCCCCGCCACGATCGCCAGCGGCCACAGCTGCTTGACGCCGCGCACGCCGTCGAGGATGAACAGCAGAAGCAGCGGGATGAAGGCGCAGAACACCCAGGTCAGGTGCCCCATGGCGGTGGCGACCGTCACCGGGTCCTCGCCACCGAGCTTTCCGGCGGTGGTGGTGGGGATGGCCATGGCGCCGAAGCCCACGTTGATGGCGTTGCCGACCATGACGACGGCGGCGGCCTTGAGCTTGGGCAGCCCCAGGGTCGCCACCATGGCGGCGGCGATCGCTACCGGGGCGCCGAAGCCGGCCAGGCCCTCGAGCAGGCCGCAGAAGGAGAAGGCCACGATGAGGGCCTGGGCGCGCATGTCCCCCTTGCCGATCGCGTTGAACACGGCCCGTAGGTCGGCGGACCTGCCCGAGACGTCGGTGAGGTTGTAGAGCCACACGGCGGCGATGATGATGTAGACGATCGGGACGAATCCCATGGCCATGCCCTGGGTGGCGCTCATGATGGTCATTCCCACCGGCATGTGGAACAGGGCGACGGCGGTGATCGACGCGACCACCAGGGAGATGATCGCGCACCAGTGGGTGGCCACCTTGAACACGCCCATGAGGACGAAGAACACCACCAGCGGTAGCAGGCCCACCGCGGCGGTGAGGTAGACGTTGCCACCCACGGCGGTGGTCGACGGCGTGAAGGCTGCGGGCAGGCCCGCCAGTGCGGGGGCGAGGGGTGCCGGGTGTGCCGGCAGGGCTGTCAGGACGGCTGGCGTCATGGCTACTCCACTGTGAGTACTGATGAAGGTCGTCCAGGTCGCGGATGGGCCGGGTGGGCAGCCGCGGCGCTGCTTCCTGGGTACTAAGGCCTAACGATCATGCCACGGAGATGGTGACTTGCGCACCATGTGACACGGCAGGGTGTCGCTGTCGCGCAGAAATCCGGGAGAAAGTGGGCAAGAAACTGGTCGTGGCCTACGTCGCTCGACGGTGTCCGGCGCGTTATTGCGGTCCACTCCGTGCGCTAAAACTGGGTGGAGCCCAGGACATCCGGCTGCGTGGGTGAGGTGCCGGTGCACGCCGTCGGCCGGTTCAGCGCTTGCGCGCCGGGCGGGGCACCAGGCGGGCCGAGTTGAGGATGAAGGCGGACTCGGAGACGACGTGCACGAGCGCCGCGGCCACGGGCCCCAGCAGCCCCAGACCGGCGGCGATCATGCCGGCGACATCGACGACGACCGTGCCCACGAAGTTCACCATGATGATGCCCCGGGCCCGGCGGGCCACCCGCACGGTCTCAACCAGGTCGGCCGGGGCGGACCCCACGAGCACCACGTCCCCGGCCTCGCGGGCCACGTCCGTGCCGGTGCCCATGGCGATGCCGACGTCTGCGGCGCTCAGGGCCGGGGCGTCGTTGACGCCGTCGCCCACCATCGCCACGCTCTTTCCCGCCCGGCGCAGCGATCGGACGACCTCCTCCTTGTCGGTGGGCAGGAGGCCGGCGCGCACCCGATTCTCGTTCAGGTCGAGCACGCGGGCCACGTCGCCCGCGGAGGCGGCCGAGTCACCGGTGAGCATGAGCACCTCCAGCCCCATATCGCCCAGGTCGCGCACGGCGGTAGCCGCGCCCTGGCGCAACCGGTCGGCCAGGGCGATGGTGCCCAGGAGCCGGCCGTCGGCCCGGACCTCCACCACAGAGGTGGCCGAAGGCGCCTCCGGGTCTGAGGCGGTGTCGGACGCGATGACGGCGTTGGCCTCGGCCCCGGCAGCGTCCTGGCCCGGTTGGTGCTCCTGTCCCTCCCTGCGCCCGACGGTGACCCGGCGCCCGTCGACGCGGGCGCTCACGCCGGCGCCGGGGGAGTAGGTGACGTTGCTCGGAACCGGCACCGTCAGGTCGCGCACGGCGGCCTCGGTGCGGATGGCCCGGCCGATCGGGTGCTCGGAGTTCCACTCCGCCGCGGCCGCCAGGGCCAGGACCTCGGCCTCGTCCGTGCAGGGCGTCGCGGGGGACTCCGCAGGGCTGACGGCCACGACGCGGGGCGCGCCCACGGTGAGCGTCCCCGTCTTGTCCAGCACCACCGTGTCCACCGCGGAGAGCTGCTCCAGGTGGGTACCGTCCTTGACGAAGGCCCCGCAGCGGGCGGCGCGGGCGATCGCGGCCAGGACCGCCAGGGGAGTGCCCGCGGCCACCCCGCAGGCCCCGGCCACGATGATGACCGAGATCGTGGAGCGCACGTCCCGAGTCGCCAGGAAGGTGACGAGGGCCGCTGCCAGCGCCAGGTAGACGATGCGGGCCGCCAGCCTGTCGGCCAGACGCTGGACCGGCGCGCGCGAGGACTGGGCGTGGCGCACCGCCGCCACGATCCGCCCGTAGGAGGAGTCCTCGCCGACCCGCTCGACCTCGAGCTCCAGGGCCCCACGGGTGATCGAGCCGGCCGGGACCCGGTCGCCCGGCCCGACCAGGACGGGCAACGACTCGCCGGTGACCCGGGACTGGTCGACGTCGGCCCAGCCGGTGCGCACGACGCCGTCGACCGGCACCCGGCCCCCGGGACTCAGGGCGATGACCTGCCCGGGGCACACCTCGTCCAGGGGGACCTCGGTGGTCTCATCGGTGTGCGGGCCGGTCACCACCCGCGCGGTCTGCGGCAGGAAGGACATGAGATCGGTCAGGGCGTCGCGGCCCCGGTCCATCGACAGGTCCTCAAGGACCTCGGCGGCCAGCACGAAAACGGCGATGACCAGCGCCGTCACCCACTCGCCGATCGCGGCGGCGGCCACGATGGCCAGCAGCATCGACAGCTCCATGCTCATGCGCCGCTCGCGCAGGTCCCCGGCCGCCTCGACGACGATCGGCCAGCAGCCCACCAGCAGCGCCGTGGCTCCGACGACGCCCACCACCCACCCGGGCGCCCGCGCAGTACCCGCGGCCCAGGCGCCCAGGGCCGCCAGCCCCACTACCGTGATGCGCACGATGTCGGCCCGCTCGATCCGGTCGATGATCCGCCCACCGGTGCCGGAACCGGTGAGACCGCTGGCGCCAGAGGTGTCGTCGGCCTCGTCGACGGGCAGTGATGGTGTGGAGGCGGAAGGCGGCTGCGTGGACTGCAGCGGGTGGGCGGTGGGTGGATGAGCCGTCATGCGGGGACTCCTCGCACGCAGGGGGAACGGGGCGGGTCCCCGCAGATCAGGCCGGGGAGCAACATCCAGGAATCTACCGACCCGTCAACGGGCTCGACAGTGTACGAGAGGACTAGACGAGCCTCTGAGACCCGTCGCCGTGTCACAACGGGAGACTTGTCAACCCCGATCTGAGAGCTTGTCCCCGGCGGAACCACGCTGACCTGCGCTGACGCGCGCGAAGTACTGGCGAGACGAGCGGTTGCGCGGGGTAAGAACCTCCATCCGTGACACATCGACCGGGAAATGCTGACCATCGGCCGTCCGAGACGTGGTAAGCGGCACCGCCGGCGGACCCGAGGAGGAGGCGGGACCCGCCGGCGGCGCCGGGGTGCTGCGTGTGCTGCTTCAGCGGCGGCTGCCACCGCCGCCACCGACCGAGCGCTGCTGGACGCTACTCGGTCATGTCACTTGCTACTCGACGACGTCGTCGTCGACCCAGTCCAGGGTGCGCTGGACGGCCTTGTTCCAGTTGCGGAAGAGCCGATCGCGCTCGGCCTCGTCCATGGCCGGCTCCCAGCGCTTGTCCTCGGCCCAGTTGTCGATGACGTCCTGGGTCCCCGACCAGAAGCCCACTGCAATGCCGGCGGCGTAGGCCGCCCCCAGTGCCGTGGTCTCGGCGACCTTCGGGCGCACGACCGGCACACCCACCTGGTCGGCCTGGAATTGCATGAGCAGCTCGTCGCGGGTCATGCCGCCGTCGACCTTGAGCTCGGTGAGGGCCTGCCCTGAATCGGCATTCATGGCCTCGAGGACCTCGCGGGTCTGGAAGGCGGTCGACTCCTCCACGGCCCGGGCGATGTGGGCCTTGTTGACGTAGCGGGTCAGGCCCACCAGGGCGCCGCGGGCGTCGGGGCGCCAGTGCGGGGCGAACAGCCCGGAGAAGGCCGGCACGAAGTAGGCCCCGCCGTTGTCCTCGACGCTGGCGGCCAGCGCCTCGATGTCCTTGGAGTCGGTGATGATGCCCAGGTTGTCGCGCAGCCACTGCACCAGCGAGCCGGCCACGGCGATCGAGCCCTCCAGGGCGTAGACCGCCGGCTCGTCCCCGATCTGGTAGCACACGGTGGTCAGCAGCCCGTTCTCGCTGCGCACCGGGGTGGTGCCGGTGTTCATGAGCATGAAGCAGCCGGTGCCGTAGGTGTTCTTGGCCTGTCCCTTCTCGAAGCAGGCCTGACCGAAGGTGGCCGCCTGCTGGTCGCCCAGGATGCCGCTGATGGGGGTGTCCACCAGCAGGCCGTTCTTGCGGCCGTAGCCGAACACGCCCGAGGAGGGTCGGATCTCGGGGAGCATCGACATGGGGATGCCCATGTCCGCGCAGATCTCCGGGTTCCAGTCCAGGGTGTCGATGTTCATGAGCATCGTGCGCGAGGCGTTGGTGACGTCAGTGGCGTGCACCCCTCCGTTGACACCGCCGGTGAGGTTCCACAGCGTCCAGGTGTCCATGGTGCCCATGAGGAGGTCACCGGCCTCGGCGCGCTCGCGGGCCCCCTCGACGTTCTCCAGGACCCAGGCGACCTTGGGGCCGGCGAAGTAGGTGGCCAGCCCCAGGCCCACGCGGTCCTTGTACTTGTCCGGGCCGTCGTCGCCGGCCAAGCGGTCGCAGATCTTCTGGGTGCGGGTGTCCTGCCAGACGATGACGTTGTAGACGGGCTCGCCGGTGTTCTTGTCCCACACGACGGCGCTCTCGCGCTGGTTGGTGATGCCCACCGAGGCGATCTCGTGGCGGTTGATCTGCGCCTTGGCGAGTACCCCTCCGACGACGGAGCGGACGTTGTCCCAGATCTCGTTCGCATTGTGCTCGACCCAGCCGGCGCGCGGGAAGATCTGCTCGTGCTCCTTCTGGTCGACGGCGACGATCCCTCCGTCGTGGTTGAACAGGATGGCGCGTGAGGAGGTCGTACCCTGATCGATGGCCAGGACGTACTTCTTCTCATCGGGGTTGTTGTGGCTCAAGGAATTGTCCTTTCACTGCGTTGTGAGGGGCGGTGTGATCAGTGCGGGTGGAGGCTACGCGCCGCACGGCCGGTGCAGACGCGTGCCGTCCCGGCCGTACGGGCTCAGAACAGGCCGGCCATGTGGGGGACGATGAGTCCGGCGGCGACGGCGCCGATGATCGGGCCGACGACCGGGACCCAGGAGTAGGCCCAGTCCGAGCTGCCTTTGCCGGGGATGGGCAGGAGAGCGTGGGTGATGCGCGGGCCCAGATCACGGGCCGGGTTGATGGCGTATCCGGTGGGTCCGCCCAGGCTCATGCCGATGACGACGATGACCATGGCCACGGCCAGCGGGCCGAGCCCGGAGGGGGTCTTGCCCGAGACGATGATCCACGCCAGCAGGACGAAGGTGCCCACGGCCTCGGTCACGACGTTCCAGCCGTAGGAGCGCACGGCCGGGCCGGTGGCGAACACGGCGAGCTTGGCGGCGGCGTCGGCCTTCTGGTCGAACTGCTTCTTGTAGGCCAGCCACACGGCGGCGGCGCCTGCCATGGCGCCCACCATCTGGGCGGCGAAGTAGACGAGGATATTGGTCGCCGAGGCGGGGATCCCCTCGGCCAGGTCCCGTCCGGCGACCGCCAGTCCGATGGTGACGGCCGGGTTGAGGTGCGCGCCGGTCTTGTAGGCGGCGTAGACGCCCACGAAAACCGCCAGCCCCCACGCCATGGTGATGACGATCCAACCGCCGTCCTTGGCCTTGGAGGTGGGCAGCAAGACACCGGCGACGACGCCGCAGCCCAGGAGGATGAGGAGGAACGTACCGAAGGCCTCCGAGGCGAAGATCTGGGTCAGGGTCGCAGACATTGCGGCTCTCTTTCTGCACAACGTTGTGCGGGTTCGGACATCGCCGGCGCGGTCCGGTTTCTTGATGGGTGATGGGTTGACGTGCTGCCCGCCGCCGCCGGAAACGGCGGGCAGCACGGAGGTCATCGGGTCGAGCGGCACCGAGAGGTCCGCCCGGCCGACAGGAGCCTAGATCGGCTCAGTGATGTGCGCTACCGCAGCGGCGTCGGTCAGCTCGGCCTCGGCCGCGGCGATCTGGGCCACGCGCTGGGCGTAGGCCTCCTTCTGGGCGGCGACGTCCTCCTCGGACCAGTCCAGCAGCGGCGCCATGATCTCAAGGATCTCGTCGGCGGCGCCCAGGCCCCGGTCGCGGCGAGAGAAGTCCAGGCGCACCCGGCGCAGCAGGACGTCGTCGAGACTCTCGGCACCCTCGTGGGTGACGGCCCAGGCGACCTCGGCGCGCAGGTAGGTGGGAGCCTCCGCCAGCGGCTCGCCCAGCCGCGCCTCAGGGCCGGCGGTGTCGATCGACTCCAGCAGGGCAGGGGTCTCGTCGCCGTAGCGGTCCAGCAGATGGGTGACCCGCTCCAGGGTCCAGCCGCGCTCGCCGGCGATCCGTCCGGCCCGCTTGGCCAGGGCGTGGTAGCCGGCCGCGCCCACCAGGGGCAGCTCCTGCGTGACGCAGGGGTGGGAGTGGGCCAGAGCCTCGCCCAGGGCGTGGTCGACGGCGTCGGAGGCCATCACCCGGTAGGTGGTCAGCTTGCCGCCGGCGATGGCGGTCAGGCCCGGGGCGATCCGGGTGACCGTGTGCTCGCGGGAGACCTTCGTGGAGGCGGCATCCGCGCCCGGCTTGAGCTTGGGCTGGAGCAGGGGACGCAGGCCCGCGTAGACGCCGATGATGTCGTCGCGCGTGATGGCGCGGGACAGGACGGAGTTGGCGTGCTCGAGGATGTAGTCGACGTCGGCGGCGGTGGCCACGGGCTTGGAGACGTCCAGGTCCCAGGGGGTGTCGGTGGTGCCGATGACCCAGTACTCGGGCCAGGGGATGATGAACAGGACCGACTTCTCGGTGCGCAGGAAGACCCCGGTCTCGGCGTCGATGGCCTCCTTGGGAACCACGATGTGAATGCCCTTGGAGGCCAGGACCTTCAGGCCCCCGGCGTCGGTGGCCAGGTCCTGGACATCCTCGGTCCACACGCCGGCGGCGTTGATGGTGCGCTTGGCGCGGACCTCGTGAGTGGCACCGGTGGCCAGGTCGGTGACGCGGGCGCCGTGGACGTGGCCGCGCTCGTCGGTGATGAAGCCGGTGGCCTTGGTGCGGTTGGCGGCCAGAGCCCCCAGGCCGACGGCGGTGCGCACCAGGTCGATGACCAGGCGGGCGTCGTCGACACGGGCGTCGAAGAAGCGGATGGAGCCGGCCAGGCCGCTGGTGTCCAGCGAGGGGGCGAGGGCGGAGGTGCCCTTGCGGCCCAGGTGGCGCTGGATCGGCACGGTCTTGCGGCCGCGGGAGCCGGCCAGGGCCAGGGCGTCGTACATGCCCACGCCGACGGCGGAGTAGGAGCGCTCGTAGTGGTGCTTGAGCGGCCACAGGAAGGGCTGGGCCTTGACCAGGTGCGGCGCGGTGGTGCTCAGCAGGCGGCCGCGCTCGGTGAGGGCCTCGTGCACGAGGGCGAAGTTGAGCTGGTAGAGGTAGCGCAGGCCGCCGTGGACGAGCTTGGAGGACCACGAGGAGGTGCCCGAGGCCCAGTCGCCCATCTCCACGATGCCGGTGCGCAGGCCGCGGGCGGCCGCGTCCAGGGCGATGCCGGCGCCGGTGACGCCGCCGCCGACGACGAGGAGGTCCAGGCCCTCGGATGAGGACATCTCCTCCAGGGCTCGCTCGCGCTGGGCGGCGTTGAGCGCGGTGTCGTGCGTGGGGGCCGGGTAGGCGGGACCCGCGGGGCCGGAGCTGTGGGCGGAGGACTTTTTCTTCGAGGAGGGGGTGCGGGTGGAGATCATGGCTCCTGGACTCCTACGTTTCGAGAGGTCGGTTGCTGAGGTCTGCGGGCCCGGTCGGCGCTGACCGGGGTGCCAGGTGGGTGAGCGGGTGAGCTCCTGACTGCGCCGTGTCCCGCTGCGCTCACGCTGCCCCACCGTGGCGGTGGTCACCACTGTTCGTCATCTGTGGGAGTATGCGCAAGGTGGTTGCACAAACGTGCATACTGGTTTGAGGGCTTCCACAAGAATGTCCGCTTACTTGAGCAGATTCCGTCTGGTCAAGGACATCCGATGTCAGGGTGGAGGAGAATCATGCCCCTCCGTGGTGCGCAAAGGGCCCACGGCGGTGAGAGGAGAGAGACCGACGTGACCGGCAAAGACGCCGTTGACGCCATCAACGCAACTGATGCCGCAAGGAGCGTCGTCGACCCCGGCGGCCTCGTGCGCGCCTACGAGGCGGCCTCCATGTACTACGTCCAGGGGGAGACCATGGAGGTGATCGCCCACCACCTGGGGGTCTCGCGCTCCACCGTCTCCCGGCTCTTGGCGCGGGCCCGACGGGAGGGCGTCGTGCGGGTCACCCTCGTTCAGCCCGGTGGCGCCGGATCACTGGAGGGGCGGATGGAGCAGACCTTCGACGTGCGCACCCACATCGTCCCGGTGCGCGAGGGCACCACGGAGATCCACCGCCTCCAGCAGGTCGCCTCCGTCGCGGCCGCGCACATGGTCGACCTCATCGAGACGCTGGCCGAGCCCGGCGGATCGGGTGGGACCGCTGCTCCGGCCGCGCCGGGGCCCGCCGGCCCGGGGCGTGGGAATCACGGCGACGACGCGAGACAGGGGGATGCGGACCGTGATGGCGCCGGGGGCGTCGTCGTCGGTGTCGCCTGGGGTACCACCATGTCTGAGGTCAGCGCCGCCCTGCCCTCGCGGTCGGTCCCGGGGCTGACGGTCGTCCAGCTCAACGGAGCCTCGGACCCGATGCGCGAGGGCCCCAGCGCCGGCGAGGTCCTCTCGCAGCTGCGCGCCTCGCTGGGGGCCCGCACGATCTCCTTCCCGGTGCCGGCCTTCTTCGACCACGTGGCCACGCGCGAGGCCATGTGGTCGGAGCGCTCAGTCAAACGGGTCCTGGCGGTGACGCGCCGCGCGAGCCTGGCGGTCTTCGGCGTCGGCGCCCTCGATGCCCTCGACGCCGCCCTGCCCTCCCAGGTCTACGAGGGCGGTCACCTCACCGCCCGGGACCAGGCCGTCCTTCGCCGCCAGGACGTGGTGGGCGACGTGTGCACCGTGCTGCTGCGGGCCGACGGCTCCTGGCGCGATATCACCCTCAACGCCCGGGCCACCGGTCCGACCCCCGCCCAGCTCGCCCGTATCCCGCGGCGCCTGTGCGTGGCCGCCGGGACCGGCAAGGCCCGGGCGCTGCTGGCCGCCCTGCGCGCCCGCACTGCCACCGACCTCGTCGTCGACGACGCCACGGCCCGCGCGGTCCTGGAGCTCGCCGAGGCCCGGGGGCAGGCGGGGGCCGGTTCTCGGTGAGCGGCTGACGTGGCAGGATGTGAGCCCGGATCGCACTGCGATCCGCACAATGCCGGACGCCGCCGGTGGAGCACCGGCCTCGCAGGCCGCGAGACGAGAACTGATCCCTACGGAATCTCTACGGAACACGGATGACGATGAGCACTACGGCTGTCACGACAGATGAGTGCCGACCAACCGGACGGCCGACGCACCGGGTCGAGGTCTACGGGGCCGACGGCGCGCGCCGCATCCTGAGGCCGGCGCGCCCGGCGGACGTGCGCGCCATCGCTGAGCTGGTGCGGCCCTACGCCGAGCGCCGCGTCCTGGTCGCCAAGGACCTCATCTCCTACTTCGAGGACATCCAGGAGTTCATCGTCGCTGAGGAGGTCCCGGGCGGCGTCGGAGGCGCCGGTGGGGAGACCCCCTCGCCGGCGGTCCCCAGGATCGTGGGCTGCGGGGCGCTGCACGTCATGTGGGACGACATCGCCGAGGTGCGCACCCTGGCCGTCCACCCCGATGCCCTGGGGACCGGGCTCGGCTCGGCCGTCCTGCGCGAGCTCATCGCGCAGGCGCGGCAGATGGGGCTCAAGCGGGTGTTCTGCCTGACCTTCGAGGAGCCCTTCTTCGGCTCCCACGGCTTCGAGCCGATTGAGGGCACGCCCGTGGGTGCGGACGTCTTCTCCGAGATGCTGCGCTCCCACGACGACGGCCTGGCCGAGTTCCTCGACCTGGCCCGGGTCAAGCCCAACACCCTGGGCAACGCCCGCATGCTCCTGCATCTGTGAGCCGGCCGGGCTCAAAGAGCCGGCTGCGGTCCAGTGCGGCATGCCGTGGCTCTGTGCGGCTTCATGATCGGGCGCGATCCTCTCCGGACAACCATGCGACAACCATGCGACAACCATGCGACAACCATGGAGGAGCACCCATGATCCGCAACGTTCACGAACGCGTCATCAACGCCCCGCTCGAGTCTCTGGGCGTCCTGCTCGACGCTCTGGGGCAGAAGGGTGATCGCCTTTGGCCCTCGCGGTACTGGCCGCCGATGGTCCTGGATCGGCCGTTGGCGCTGGGAGCCGAT from Actinomyces sp. Marseille-P3109 encodes:
- a CDS encoding amino-acid N-acetyltransferase — its product is MSTTAVTTDECRPTGRPTHRVEVYGADGARRILRPARPADVRAIAELVRPYAERRVLVAKDLISYFEDIQEFIVAEEVPGGVGGAGGETPSPAVPRIVGCGALHVMWDDIAEVRTLAVHPDALGTGLGSAVLRELIAQARQMGLKRVFCLTFEEPFFGSHGFEPIEGTPVGADVFSEMLRSHDDGLAEFLDLARVKPNTLGNARMLLHL
- a CDS encoding sugar-binding transcriptional regulator, whose translation is MYYVQGETMEVIAHHLGVSRSTVSRLLARARREGVVRVTLVQPGGAGSLEGRMEQTFDVRTHIVPVREGTTEIHRLQQVASVAAAHMVDLIETLAEPGGSGGTAAPAAPGPAGPGRGNHGDDARQGDADRDGAGGVVVGVAWGTTMSEVSAALPSRSVPGLTVVQLNGASDPMREGPSAGEVLSQLRASLGARTISFPVPAFFDHVATREAMWSERSVKRVLAVTRRASLAVFGVGALDALDAALPSQVYEGGHLTARDQAVLRRQDVVGDVCTVLLRADGSWRDITLNARATGPTPAQLARIPRRLCVAAGTGKARALLAALRARTATDLVVDDATARAVLELAEARGQAGAGSR
- a CDS encoding glycerol-3-phosphate dehydrogenase/oxidase, which produces MISTRTPSSKKKSSAHSSGPAGPAYPAPTHDTALNAAQRERALEEMSSSEGLDLLVVGGGVTGAGIALDAAARGLRTGIVEMGDWASGTSSWSSKLVHGGLRYLYQLNFALVHEALTERGRLLSTTAPHLVKAQPFLWPLKHHYERSYSAVGVGMYDALALAGSRGRKTVPIQRHLGRKGTSALAPSLDTSGLAGSIRFFDARVDDARLVIDLVRTAVGLGALAANRTKATGFITDERGHVHGARVTDLATGATHEVRAKRTINAAGVWTEDVQDLATDAGGLKVLASKGIHIVVPKEAIDAETGVFLRTEKSVLFIIPWPEYWVIGTTDTPWDLDVSKPVATAADVDYILEHANSVLSRAITRDDIIGVYAGLRPLLQPKLKPGADAASTKVSREHTVTRIAPGLTAIAGGKLTTYRVMASDAVDHALGEALAHSHPCVTQELPLVGAAGYHALAKRAGRIAGERGWTLERVTHLLDRYGDETPALLESIDTAGPEARLGEPLAEAPTYLRAEVAWAVTHEGAESLDDVLLRRVRLDFSRRDRGLGAADEILEIMAPLLDWSEEDVAAQKEAYAQRVAQIAAAEAELTDAAAVAHITEPI